The proteins below are encoded in one region of Pseudomonas sp. SCB32:
- a CDS encoding efflux RND transporter permease subunit: MNFSQFFIQRPIFAAVLSLIILIGGAISLFQLPISEYPEVVPPTVVVRANFPGANPKVIGETVAAPLEQAITGVENMLYMSSQSTADGKMTLTITFALGTNLDNAQVQVQNRVTRTEPKLPEEVTRIGITVDKASPDLTMVVHLTSPDNRYDMLYLSNYAILNIKDELARLDGVGDVQLFGMGDYSLRVWLDPNKIASRNLTASDVVTAIREQNRQVAAGSLGAPPAPTATSFQLSINTQGRLVNEEEFENIIIRSGPDGEITRLKDIARVELGSSQYALRSLLDNQPAVAIPIFQRPGSNAIAISNEVREKMAELKKNFPQGVDYSIVYDPTIFVRGSIEAVVHTLFEALVLVVLVVVLFLQTWRASIIPLAAVPVSLIGTFAVMHFFGFSLNALSLFGLVLAIGIVVDDAIVVVENVERNIGLGLTPIEATKRAMREVTGPIIATALVLCAVFVPTAFISGLTGQFYRQFALTIAISTVISAFNSLTLSPALAAVLLKGHHEPKDRFSVLLDTLLGSWLFRPFNRFFDRASHGYVGTVTRVLRGSSIALVLYAGLIGLTYLGFSSTPSGFVPQQDKQYLVAFAQLPDAATLDRTEAVIKRMSDIANKHPGIEHTVAFPGLSINGFTNSPNSGIVFTPLKDFDQRKGPGMSANEIAAELNKEFAGIQDAYIAIFPPPPVQGLGTIGGFRLQVEDRGNLGYEELYNQTQNILNKARALPELNPMSVFTSYQVNVPQVDAAIDREKAKTHGVAISDIFDTLQVYLGSLYTNDFNRFGRTYQVNVQADQKFRLEPEQIGQLKVRNNQGEMVPLATFIKISDTAGPDRVMHYNGFITAEINGAAAPGYSSGQAEAAIERLLKQELPNGMTYEWTDLTYQQILAGNTAVFVFPLCVLLAFLVLAALYESWGLPLAVILIVPMTLLSAITGVILSGGDNNIFTQIGLIVLVGLACKNAILIVEFAKDKQDEGMDRLSAVLEACRLRLRPILMTSIAFIMGVVPLVLSSGAGAEMRHAMGVAVFSGMLGVTFFGLLLTPVFYVLIRRFMEAREAKKQQRLSHQANNEAHTA; this comes from the coding sequence ATGAACTTTTCGCAATTCTTCATCCAGCGGCCGATCTTCGCTGCCGTGCTTTCGCTGATCATCCTGATCGGCGGAGCCATCTCGCTGTTCCAGCTACCGATCAGCGAATACCCCGAAGTGGTGCCGCCCACCGTGGTGGTGCGCGCCAACTTCCCCGGCGCCAACCCCAAGGTGATCGGCGAGACCGTCGCCGCCCCGCTGGAACAGGCCATCACCGGCGTCGAGAACATGCTCTACATGTCCTCGCAGTCCACCGCCGACGGCAAGATGACCCTGACCATCACCTTCGCCCTGGGTACCAACCTGGACAACGCGCAGGTGCAGGTGCAGAACCGCGTGACCCGCACCGAGCCCAAGCTGCCCGAAGAAGTCACCCGCATCGGCATCACCGTCGACAAGGCCTCGCCCGACCTGACCATGGTCGTGCACCTGACCTCGCCGGATAACCGCTACGACATGCTCTACCTGTCCAACTACGCCATCCTCAACATCAAGGACGAGCTGGCGCGTCTGGACGGCGTGGGCGATGTGCAGCTGTTCGGCATGGGCGACTACTCCCTGCGCGTCTGGCTCGACCCGAACAAGATCGCCTCGCGCAACCTGACCGCCAGCGACGTGGTCACCGCCATCCGCGAACAGAACCGCCAGGTCGCCGCCGGCTCCCTCGGCGCGCCGCCCGCGCCGACCGCCACCAGCTTCCAGCTGTCGATCAACACCCAGGGTCGCCTGGTCAACGAGGAAGAGTTCGAGAACATCATCATCCGCAGCGGCCCGGACGGCGAGATCACCCGCCTGAAGGACATCGCCCGCGTCGAGCTCGGCTCCAGCCAGTACGCCCTGCGCTCGCTGCTGGACAACCAGCCGGCGGTCGCCATCCCGATCTTCCAGCGCCCCGGCTCCAACGCCATCGCCATCTCCAACGAGGTGCGCGAGAAGATGGCCGAGCTGAAGAAGAACTTCCCCCAGGGCGTGGACTACTCCATCGTCTATGACCCGACCATCTTCGTCCGCGGTTCCATCGAAGCGGTGGTGCACACCCTGTTCGAAGCCCTGGTGCTGGTCGTGCTGGTGGTGGTGCTGTTCCTGCAGACCTGGCGCGCTTCGATCATCCCGCTGGCCGCCGTACCGGTGTCGCTGATCGGCACCTTCGCGGTGATGCACTTCTTCGGCTTCTCGCTCAACGCGCTCTCGCTGTTCGGCCTGGTACTGGCCATCGGCATCGTGGTGGACGACGCCATCGTGGTGGTGGAAAACGTCGAGAGGAACATCGGGCTGGGACTCACCCCCATCGAGGCCACCAAGCGCGCCATGCGCGAGGTGACCGGGCCGATCATCGCCACCGCCCTGGTGCTGTGCGCCGTGTTCGTGCCGACCGCCTTCATCTCCGGCCTCACCGGGCAGTTCTACCGGCAGTTCGCGCTGACCATCGCCATCTCCACGGTGATCTCCGCGTTCAACTCGCTGACCCTGTCGCCGGCGCTGGCCGCCGTGCTGCTCAAGGGTCACCACGAGCCGAAGGACCGCTTCTCGGTGCTGCTCGACACCCTGCTGGGCAGCTGGCTGTTCCGTCCGTTCAACCGCTTCTTCGACCGCGCCAGCCACGGCTACGTCGGCACCGTCACGCGCGTGCTGCGCGGCAGTTCGATCGCGCTGGTCCTCTATGCGGGACTGATCGGCCTGACCTACCTGGGCTTCTCCAGCACCCCGTCCGGCTTCGTGCCGCAACAGGACAAGCAGTACCTGGTGGCCTTCGCCCAGCTGCCCGACGCGGCCACGCTGGACCGCACGGAAGCTGTGATCAAGCGCATGTCCGACATCGCCAACAAGCACCCGGGCATCGAGCACACCGTGGCCTTCCCGGGCCTGTCGATCAACGGCTTCACCAACAGCCCCAACAGCGGCATCGTCTTCACCCCGCTGAAGGACTTCGACCAGCGTAAAGGCCCGGGCATGTCCGCCAACGAGATCGCCGCCGAGCTGAACAAGGAGTTCGCCGGCATCCAGGACGCCTACATCGCTATCTTCCCGCCGCCGCCGGTACAGGGGTTGGGCACCATCGGCGGCTTCCGCCTGCAGGTGGAAGACCGTGGCAACCTGGGTTACGAGGAGCTGTACAACCAGACCCAGAACATCCTCAACAAGGCCCGCGCGCTGCCGGAACTGAACCCCATGTCGGTGTTCACCAGCTACCAGGTGAACGTGCCGCAGGTGGATGCCGCCATCGACCGCGAGAAGGCCAAGACCCACGGGGTTGCGATCAGCGACATCTTCGACACCCTGCAGGTCTACCTGGGTTCGCTGTACACCAACGACTTCAACCGCTTCGGCCGCACCTACCAGGTGAACGTCCAGGCTGACCAGAAATTCCGCCTGGAGCCCGAGCAGATCGGTCAGCTGAAGGTGCGCAACAACCAGGGCGAGATGGTCCCGCTGGCCACCTTCATCAAGATCAGCGACACCGCAGGTCCTGACCGGGTGATGCACTACAACGGCTTCATCACCGCCGAGATCAACGGCGCCGCCGCACCGGGCTACAGCTCCGGCCAGGCGGAAGCGGCGATCGAGCGACTGCTGAAGCAGGAACTGCCCAACGGCATGACCTACGAGTGGACCGACCTGACCTACCAGCAGATCCTCGCCGGCAACACCGCGGTGTTCGTCTTCCCGCTCTGCGTGCTGCTCGCCTTCCTGGTGCTGGCCGCGCTGTACGAGAGCTGGGGGCTGCCACTGGCGGTGATCCTGATCGTGCCGATGACCCTGCTGTCGGCCATCACCGGGGTGATCCTGTCCGGTGGCGACAACAACATCTTCACCCAGATCGGCCTGATCGTACTGGTGGGCCTGGCGTGCAAGAACGCGATCCTGATCGTCGAGTTCGCCAAGGACAAACAGGATGAAGGCATGGACCGCCTGAGTGCGGTACTGGAAGCCTGCCGCCTGCGTCTGCGCCCGATCCTGATGACCTCCATCGCCTTCATCATGGGCGTGGTGCCCCTGGTGCTGTCGTCCGGCGCCGGTGCCGAAATGCGCCATGCCATGGGTGTCGCGGTGTTCTCCGGGATGCTCGGCGTAACCTTCTTCGGCCTGCTGCTGACCCCGGTCTTCTATGTGCTGATCCGCCGCTTCATGGAAGCCCGCGAAGCGAAGAAACAACAGCGTCTGAGCCATCAGGCCAATAACGAGGCCCACACCGCATGA
- the mexE gene encoding multidrug efflux RND transporter periplasmic adaptor subunit MexE, translated as MERNLKALRIPLALAAALVLSACGKGQDAAQNMAAPKVSVAEVIEQPINEWDEFTGRLEAPESVELRPRVSGYIDRVAFREGTLVKKGDLLFQIDPRPFEAEVHRLEAQLQQARANQTRTVNEAARGERLRATNAISAELADARSAAATEAKAVVAATQAELDNARLNLSFTQVTAPIDGRVSRAEVTAGNLVNSGQTLLTTLVSTDKVYAYFDADERVYLKYVDLARKGGPDARGSSPVYLGLTGEDGFPHEGKLDFLDNQVNPKTGTIRGRAVFDNDANQFTPGLYARIKLVGSGTYPAALIKDEAVGTDLGKKFVLVMDKDSKVQYRSIDLGPKLEGLRIVRNGLTKGDRIVVNGLQRVRPGAQVDAQNVEMASQATLATLAHQRQALAQSEAPKVAEKSSAKPSAPRG; from the coding sequence ATGGAGCGAAATCTCAAAGCCTTGCGTATTCCGTTGGCGCTCGCCGCCGCGCTGGTGCTCAGCGCCTGCGGCAAAGGCCAGGATGCGGCGCAGAACATGGCCGCGCCCAAGGTCAGCGTGGCGGAAGTCATCGAACAGCCCATCAATGAATGGGATGAGTTTACCGGTCGCCTGGAGGCTCCGGAGTCCGTTGAACTGCGTCCGCGCGTCTCCGGCTACATCGACCGCGTGGCCTTCCGCGAAGGCACGCTGGTGAAGAAAGGCGACCTGCTGTTCCAGATCGACCCCCGCCCCTTCGAGGCTGAAGTCCATCGCCTGGAAGCGCAGCTGCAACAGGCCCGCGCCAATCAGACTCGCACCGTCAACGAAGCCGCCCGTGGTGAGCGCCTGCGTGCCACCAATGCCATCTCCGCCGAACTGGCCGACGCCCGCAGCGCCGCCGCCACCGAAGCCAAGGCCGTGGTCGCCGCCACCCAGGCGGAACTGGACAACGCCCGCCTGAACCTGTCGTTCACCCAGGTCACCGCGCCCATCGACGGCCGCGTCTCCCGCGCCGAAGTGACCGCCGGCAACCTGGTGAACAGCGGCCAGACCCTGCTCACCACCCTGGTCTCCACCGACAAGGTCTACGCCTACTTCGACGCCGACGAACGCGTCTACCTCAAGTACGTCGACCTGGCCCGCAAGGGTGGCCCCGACGCCCGTGGCAGCAGCCCGGTGTACCTGGGCCTGACCGGTGAAGACGGCTTCCCCCACGAGGGCAAGCTGGACTTCCTCGACAACCAGGTGAACCCCAAGACCGGCACCATCCGGGGCCGCGCCGTGTTCGACAACGACGCCAACCAGTTCACCCCCGGCCTGTACGCCCGCATCAAGCTGGTTGGCAGCGGCACCTACCCCGCCGCGCTGATCAAGGACGAAGCGGTCGGCACCGACCTGGGCAAGAAGTTCGTGCTGGTGATGGACAAGGACAGCAAGGTGCAATACCGCAGCATCGACCTGGGTCCGAAGCTGGAAGGTCTGCGCATCGTGCGCAATGGCCTGACCAAGGGTGACCGCATCGTGGTCAACGGCCTGCAGCGGGTCCGCCCCGGCGCCCAGGTCGACGCGCAGAATGTCGAGATGGCCAGCCAGGCCACCCTCGCCACCCTCGCCCACCAGCGCCAGGCCCTGGCCCAGAGCGAGGCGCCAAAGGTCGCCGAGAAATCCTCCGCGAAGCCGAGCGCACCGCGCGGCTGA
- a CDS encoding LysR family transcriptional regulator, with the protein MNRNDLRKVDLNLLIVFETLMHERSVTRAAEKLFLGQPAISAALARLRSLFDDPLFVRTGRSMEPTARAQEIFGHLSPALDSISTALSRAADFDPATSKAVFRIGLSDDVEFGLLPPLLRRLRSEAPGITLVVRRANYLLMPQLLSSGEISVGVSYTDELPANAKRKTLRRSTWRVLRADSIPGALTLDDYCARPHALVSYAGDLDGFVDQTLAEMDRKRQVVLAVPQFVGLAQLLAGTDILATVPEYVAAALTASGGVRADEPPFPTRLADLSMVWRGAQDNDPAERWLRSRITMFVGDPDSL; encoded by the coding sequence ATGAACCGCAACGACCTCCGCAAGGTTGACCTCAACCTGTTGATCGTTTTCGAGACGCTGATGCACGAGCGCAGCGTGACCCGCGCGGCCGAGAAGCTGTTCCTCGGCCAGCCGGCGATCAGCGCGGCCCTGGCGCGCCTGCGCAGTCTGTTCGACGACCCGCTGTTCGTCCGCACCGGGCGCAGCATGGAGCCCACCGCGCGGGCTCAGGAAATCTTCGGCCACCTCTCCCCGGCGCTGGACTCCATCTCCACCGCCCTGAGCCGCGCCGCCGACTTCGATCCGGCCACCAGCAAGGCGGTGTTCCGCATCGGCCTGTCCGATGACGTGGAGTTCGGCCTGCTGCCACCACTGCTGCGCCGCCTCCGCTCCGAAGCGCCGGGTATCACCCTGGTGGTGCGCCGCGCCAACTACCTGCTGATGCCGCAGCTGCTGTCGTCCGGGGAAATCTCCGTGGGCGTGAGCTACACCGACGAGCTGCCGGCCAACGCCAAGCGCAAGACCCTGCGCCGCAGCACCTGGCGGGTGCTGCGCGCCGACTCGATCCCCGGCGCCCTGACCCTCGACGATTATTGCGCGCGCCCGCACGCGCTGGTGTCCTATGCCGGCGACCTGGACGGCTTCGTCGACCAGACCCTTGCCGAGATGGACCGCAAGCGCCAGGTGGTGCTGGCGGTGCCGCAGTTCGTCGGCCTCGCGCAGCTGCTGGCTGGCACCGACATCCTCGCGACGGTCCCTGAGTACGTGGCGGCGGCGCTGACCGCCAGCGGCGGCGTGCGCGCGGACGAACCGCCCTTCCCTACCCGCCTGGCCGACCTGTCGATGGTCTGGCGCGGTGCCCAGGACAACGACCCGGCCGAACGCTGGCTGCGCTCGCGCATCACCATGTTCGTGGGTGATCCGGACAGTCTCTGA
- a CDS encoding zinc-dependent alcohol dehydrogenase family protein — MSRMIRFHQFGDASVLKIEDLPTPQPGPGEVLIRTQALGVSWRDVLWRQNLAPDQAKLPAGIGYELSGIVEAVGEGVDDLEPGTPVASFPANSPNQYPAWGDHVVLPRTSLTRYPEVLSPVEASVHYTGLLYSYFALVELAQIKPGQRVLITEAGHCLAPQAVQLAKALGAQVIATTSHEESRAFLKGLGADKIIYTEEQDLVLEVERFTKGEGVEIVLDQCAGPQMKLLGDVAAPRGKLILYGINGGNDAAFPACAAFKKHLQFYRHCVLDFTGQPEIGLTRNDDAVQRALTAINQMTADQLLKPSIDRVFDFAQYRDANYYMETCPGGGRVVMKMPE; from the coding sequence ATGTCCCGCATGATCCGTTTCCACCAGTTCGGTGACGCCTCGGTCCTGAAGATCGAGGACCTGCCGACCCCGCAACCGGGGCCGGGTGAAGTGCTGATCCGTACCCAGGCACTGGGCGTCAGTTGGCGCGACGTGCTCTGGCGGCAGAACCTCGCCCCGGATCAGGCCAAGCTGCCAGCGGGCATCGGTTATGAACTCTCCGGCATCGTCGAGGCCGTGGGCGAAGGGGTCGATGACCTCGAACCCGGTACCCCGGTGGCCAGCTTCCCGGCCAACTCGCCGAACCAGTACCCGGCCTGGGGCGACCACGTCGTCCTGCCGCGCACGTCACTGACGCGCTACCCCGAGGTGCTGAGCCCGGTCGAGGCCTCCGTGCATTACACCGGCCTGCTGTATTCCTACTTTGCGCTGGTGGAACTGGCGCAGATCAAGCCCGGCCAGCGCGTGCTGATCACCGAGGCCGGTCACTGCCTGGCGCCGCAAGCCGTGCAACTGGCCAAGGCACTCGGCGCCCAGGTGATCGCCACCACCAGCCACGAGGAGAGCCGTGCCTTCCTCAAGGGCCTGGGTGCGGACAAGATCATTTACACCGAGGAACAGGACCTGGTGCTGGAAGTCGAGCGCTTCACCAAGGGCGAAGGCGTGGAGATCGTCCTCGACCAGTGCGCCGGCCCGCAGATGAAGCTGCTGGGAGACGTGGCCGCGCCGCGCGGCAAGCTGATCCTCTACGGCATCAACGGTGGCAACGACGCAGCCTTCCCGGCCTGTGCCGCGTTCAAGAAGCACCTGCAGTTCTATCGTCACTGCGTACTGGACTTCACTGGCCAGCCGGAAATCGGCCTGACCCGCAACGACGACGCCGTGCAGCGCGCGCTGACCGCGATCAACCAGATGACCGCCGACCAGTTGCTCAAGCCGAGCATCGACCGGGTGTTCGACTTCGCCCAGTACCGCGACGCCAACTACTACATGGAAACCTGCCCGGGCGGTGGCCGTGTGGTGATGAAGATGCCGGAGTGA